One genomic window of Prosthecobacter algae includes the following:
- a CDS encoding ComEC/Rec2 family competence protein, with amino-acid sequence MFSRSRFLSWLHLHPMLVLTVAAVAGILLSEWLTCRPGVGLAVATLLVWLLFWRRPTLWMALPGVLFSFVFLHALRLQDTFAHPVREHLLTQPEHKKTAAVRGLLYPWVDGAEMDPDAALCEVSQLRWGQAGDWKPVKAKIKVRLPEGIRLTAPGLYEIEGPLTLPGAPANPGQFDGVTYSLRMGCIAVSQARKVTLVKEDPLDLRYRLQEAAEASRQWITRQLTQGLENAQPHAGVILAMALGASDAAGEDIEDAFRDSGTLHVFAVSGLHVAMLAHIASFGLQWLGKQRMSVFLIVLVFAYAFITGWRPSAARAAFMTAFVLAAPLLNRKSQIANTLGAAALLLLVVDTHQLFLPGFQLSFVVLLSIVLVAAGLMEMIKPWCDLDPFLPPVLATRMQRYGVRGRTFAAALVCTSLAAWAGSLPFMIGHFQTVTPVALISNLVLVPASEICLLLSCLSLLLAATSWSWAVVAMNHLNATLASVMVTWASWFASLPGANQTLDLRFEKNPPAAEFHVLQLPYGGGASYLRSGGHHWLLDTGNENNWRYVLRPFLRHQGVDRLDGLVLSHADISHVGAVPWVMSAQKVPQIHTSVLEPWKPDPPFASLKKLSLQVAPDGPVWRRHGLQETIPLTSGEVMPVTARVLHPGTDDLHEKADDRGLVLLLQVGGFRILCLNDAGFITEKRLLERRTDLKCDLLVRHQHSADVSGLTELLLAARPQAIISSNDSYRPEEALPQRLRDFCLEQRLPLFDLEADGSIGIAFRESEATLKAFKNGRSLNLRPQGQGVAPP; translated from the coding sequence ATGTTTTCACGCTCCCGTTTTCTTTCCTGGCTGCATCTGCACCCGATGCTGGTGCTGACGGTGGCCGCAGTCGCGGGCATCCTGCTTTCAGAATGGCTGACCTGCCGCCCTGGAGTGGGCCTGGCCGTTGCCACACTTTTGGTTTGGCTTCTTTTTTGGCGCAGACCCACCCTGTGGATGGCGCTTCCTGGGGTGCTGTTCAGCTTTGTCTTTTTGCATGCTCTCAGGCTGCAGGACACCTTTGCCCATCCGGTGCGGGAACACCTGCTGACCCAGCCGGAACACAAGAAGACGGCGGCGGTGCGCGGCCTCCTCTATCCCTGGGTGGATGGTGCGGAGATGGATCCCGATGCTGCCCTCTGCGAAGTCAGCCAACTGCGCTGGGGCCAAGCAGGCGACTGGAAGCCAGTGAAAGCAAAAATCAAGGTGCGCCTGCCTGAAGGGATACGGCTGACCGCCCCTGGCCTTTATGAGATCGAAGGTCCGCTCACACTGCCGGGCGCGCCTGCCAATCCTGGCCAGTTTGATGGCGTGACTTACTCGCTACGCATGGGCTGCATCGCGGTGAGCCAGGCGCGGAAAGTCACCTTGGTGAAGGAGGATCCGCTGGACCTCCGCTATCGTCTGCAGGAGGCGGCTGAGGCTTCCCGCCAATGGATCACGCGGCAGCTCACCCAGGGCCTGGAAAATGCGCAGCCCCATGCCGGGGTGATTCTGGCCATGGCCCTGGGTGCCTCTGATGCCGCCGGGGAGGACATTGAGGATGCCTTTCGCGACAGTGGCACGCTGCATGTCTTTGCCGTCAGCGGACTGCATGTCGCCATGCTGGCACACATCGCCTCCTTTGGCCTGCAGTGGCTGGGCAAACAGCGCATGAGCGTCTTTCTCATCGTGCTGGTGTTTGCCTATGCCTTCATCACCGGTTGGCGGCCTTCCGCTGCACGCGCCGCCTTCATGACGGCCTTTGTCCTCGCGGCCCCTTTGCTGAACCGGAAATCCCAGATCGCCAATACGCTGGGTGCTGCCGCCCTGCTGTTGCTGGTGGTGGATACTCACCAGCTTTTCCTGCCGGGCTTTCAGCTCTCTTTCGTGGTCCTGCTATCCATCGTCCTGGTGGCTGCGGGGCTGATGGAGATGATCAAACCTTGGTGTGATCTGGACCCTTTCCTGCCGCCGGTTTTGGCCACCCGGATGCAGCGCTATGGAGTGCGCGGTCGCACCTTTGCCGCAGCCCTGGTCTGCACCTCCCTGGCTGCCTGGGCAGGGAGCCTACCTTTCATGATCGGCCATTTCCAGACCGTCACCCCCGTGGCGCTCATTTCGAATCTGGTGCTGGTTCCCGCCTCGGAGATCTGCCTCCTGCTTTCCTGCCTGAGTTTGCTGCTCGCCGCGACATCCTGGAGTTGGGCCGTGGTCGCGATGAATCATCTGAATGCCACCCTGGCCAGCGTCATGGTCACTTGGGCCAGTTGGTTTGCCAGTCTGCCTGGGGCCAATCAGACGCTGGATCTGCGCTTTGAGAAAAATCCGCCTGCTGCCGAGTTCCATGTCTTGCAGCTCCCTTACGGAGGGGGTGCCAGCTACCTGCGCAGCGGCGGCCACCACTGGCTGCTGGATACCGGCAATGAAAACAACTGGCGCTATGTCCTGCGCCCCTTTCTCCGTCACCAGGGAGTGGACCGCCTGGACGGCCTGGTGCTGAGCCATGCCGACATTTCCCATGTCGGGGCGGTGCCCTGGGTCATGTCTGCCCAAAAGGTGCCCCAGATCCACACCAGTGTGCTCGAACCCTGGAAACCTGATCCCCCTTTTGCCAGCCTGAAAAAGCTGAGCCTCCAGGTGGCCCCAGATGGTCCTGTTTGGCGGCGGCATGGTCTCCAGGAAACCATCCCGCTGACGTCGGGGGAAGTCATGCCCGTAACAGCGAGGGTTCTGCATCCTGGCACTGACGACCTTCATGAAAAGGCCGATGACCGTGGTCTTGTGCTGCTGCTACAGGTGGGCGGCTTTCGCATTCTTTGCCTGAACGATGCAGGATTCATCACTGAAAAGCGGCTGCTGGAACGGCGCACTGACCTGAAGTGCGACCTCCTGGTACGCCACCAGCACAGCGCGGATGTCTCGGGCCTCACGGAACTGCTGCTGGCCGCCCGTCCCCAGGCCATCATCAGTTCCAACGACTCCTATCGCCCCGAAGAGGCCCTGCCGCAGCGCCTGCGAGACTTTTGCCTCGAGCAGCGGCTGCCTCTTTTTGACCTCGAAGCCGATGGCAGCATCGGCATCGCTTTCCGTGAGTCGGAAGCCACGCTGAAAGCTTTCAAAAATGGCCGCTCCCTGAACCTGCGCCCCCAGGGCCAGGGAGTGGCCCCGCCTTAG
- a CDS encoding pectate lyase: MKSLLCLLLPLSALAADSLPDPAEVTTAMKKAATFYTEKLAVHGGYASAWTKDLSMAFVEGKKGHEYISMQPPGTTTVGLSLLKAYQATGDVQFLEAARGAAKALIECQLASGGWLSEYDFSGAYEKKYHLRQQVLAGDTEPGKRNFYSTLDDNKTQSALLFLLELASLPESKDDKALHDCLKFGMDSLLGAQYPNGAWPQQFGKPADPATPVLKAAYPKTWPRTFPKENYVSFYTLNDGNMQKIVQLLLRAHDLTQDERYLNSAKKAGDFFILAQMPEPQTVWAQQYNHQMEPVWARKFEPPCVTGGESLSTMETLHELYVVTGDEKFLKPMAAAFAWYEKSALPDGKYARFYELQTNKPLYFVKDTYELVYDDGNLPTHYGFKLDYVQRDLERLNEALKKPREELLAKRAAPTTEKSWASRAKGAADKTVQALKTQEAEGFWLKGDEIDAGEFVRHFNAMSLYVEGAKKGGEAFAKLQGR; this comes from the coding sequence ATGAAATCTCTTCTTTGTCTCCTTTTGCCACTTTCTGCTTTGGCGGCAGATTCGCTCCCGGATCCTGCGGAGGTGACCACGGCGATGAAAAAAGCGGCGACGTTTTACACGGAGAAGCTTGCGGTGCACGGCGGCTACGCTTCAGCCTGGACCAAGGATCTCAGCATGGCCTTTGTGGAAGGAAAGAAAGGTCACGAGTACATCTCCATGCAACCGCCCGGGACCACGACGGTGGGTCTCTCGCTGCTGAAAGCCTATCAGGCGACGGGGGATGTGCAGTTCCTCGAGGCGGCCAGGGGTGCGGCGAAGGCCCTGATCGAATGCCAGCTCGCCAGTGGCGGCTGGCTCTCGGAGTATGATTTTTCGGGGGCTTACGAGAAGAAATACCACCTGCGCCAGCAGGTGCTGGCCGGAGATACGGAACCGGGAAAGCGTAACTTTTACAGCACGCTGGATGACAACAAGACCCAGTCCGCTCTGCTCTTCCTGCTGGAACTGGCGAGCCTGCCAGAGAGCAAGGACGACAAGGCGCTGCACGACTGCCTGAAATTCGGGATGGACAGTTTGTTAGGCGCTCAATACCCCAACGGGGCCTGGCCTCAGCAGTTTGGAAAACCCGCAGATCCCGCCACACCTGTGCTGAAGGCAGCTTATCCAAAAACCTGGCCGCGCACCTTTCCCAAAGAAAACTACGTCAGCTTTTACACGCTCAATGACGGTAACATGCAAAAGATCGTCCAGTTGCTGCTGCGCGCGCATGATCTGACCCAGGATGAGCGCTATCTGAACTCCGCCAAGAAGGCTGGGGACTTTTTCATCCTGGCGCAGATGCCCGAACCTCAGACCGTCTGGGCGCAGCAGTACAATCACCAGATGGAGCCCGTGTGGGCGCGCAAGTTCGAGCCGCCTTGTGTGACCGGCGGGGAGAGCCTGAGCACCATGGAGACACTGCATGAGCTCTATGTGGTGACGGGCGACGAGAAGTTTCTGAAACCCATGGCGGCCGCCTTTGCCTGGTATGAAAAATCTGCGCTGCCCGATGGCAAATATGCGCGGTTCTATGAATTGCAGACCAATAAGCCGCTCTACTTTGTGAAAGACACCTACGAGCTGGTGTATGATGACGGCAATCTGCCGACCCACTATGGATTCAAGCTGGACTATGTGCAGCGCGACCTGGAACGGCTGAACGAGGCGCTGAAAAAACCGCGTGAGGAGCTGCTGGCAAAACGTGCCGCTCCCACGACTGAAAAAAGCTGGGCCAGCCGCGCGAAAGGTGCAGCAGACAAAACGGTGCAGGCGCTGAAGACCCAGGAGGCCGAGGGCTTCTGGCTGAAAGGGGATGAGATTGATGCGGGGGAGTTTGTCCGTCACTTCAATGCCATGAGCTTGTATGTGGAAGGGGCTAAAAAGGGCGGCGAAGCCTTTGCGAAACTACAGGGCCGCTAA
- a CDS encoding Gfo/Idh/MocA family oxidoreductase has product MNRRRFLQTTAASTLGFPAILRSASPNSMLQVASIGVARMGGRTMQSVATHEKVKIVSICDVDAAHLAQAAKLFPDASQHKDWREMLAKLGDKYDAVTVGTPDHSHAGPCVTALRAKKHVYLQKPMAPTLHECRVITEEAKKAGVVTQLGNQGRSSIEARMTVQIIQSGAIGKVKEVIMWENKPLSWWPKNTELRPQADVLPEGLDWDLWCGVRNPVPYLKDTYHPQNWRAWFDFGCGEMGDMGCHHFDATFDALKLTTPTRARLTHGGSSGALWGEKRIVELDFPGSEYTAENTLRITWNDGGMEPDMTKVKMPKVLTKFPQSGTFWVGTEGSIFKPYGQRPFVLPEDSFPAEKYPKGLKGQDHYHDWVDAILTGKKSCADFSHGGPLTESVLVGTITDRFPGQWLEFDRETCQITNHEAANKLVKRAYRDGWKVEGLG; this is encoded by the coding sequence ATGAACCGTCGCCGCTTTCTCCAGACCACCGCCGCTTCCACCCTCGGTTTTCCTGCCATTTTGCGCAGTGCCTCACCGAATTCCATGCTCCAGGTCGCCAGCATCGGCGTGGCCCGCATGGGTGGCAGGACCATGCAGAGCGTGGCCACGCATGAAAAAGTGAAAATCGTCAGCATCTGCGATGTGGATGCGGCCCATCTGGCGCAGGCAGCGAAACTTTTCCCCGATGCCAGCCAGCACAAAGACTGGCGCGAAATGCTGGCCAAGCTGGGGGATAAATATGATGCAGTGACTGTCGGCACGCCGGACCACAGCCACGCAGGCCCCTGTGTGACCGCCCTACGCGCCAAAAAGCACGTTTACCTGCAAAAGCCCATGGCCCCCACGCTGCATGAGTGCCGGGTCATCACCGAAGAGGCCAAAAAAGCAGGTGTGGTCACCCAGCTCGGTAACCAGGGGCGCTCCAGCATCGAGGCCCGCATGACGGTGCAGATCATCCAGAGCGGGGCCATCGGCAAAGTGAAGGAGGTAATCATGTGGGAAAACAAACCGCTGAGCTGGTGGCCGAAAAACACCGAGCTGCGCCCGCAGGCCGATGTCTTGCCTGAAGGGCTGGACTGGGATCTCTGGTGCGGGGTGCGCAATCCAGTGCCTTACCTGAAGGATACCTACCATCCGCAGAACTGGCGCGCATGGTTCGACTTCGGCTGTGGCGAGATGGGAGACATGGGCTGCCATCACTTTGATGCCACCTTTGATGCACTGAAACTCACCACGCCCACCCGTGCCCGGCTGACGCACGGCGGCAGCAGTGGTGCCCTGTGGGGTGAGAAACGCATCGTAGAACTGGACTTCCCCGGCAGTGAATACACGGCGGAAAACACCCTGCGCATCACCTGGAATGATGGCGGGATGGAGCCCGACATGACCAAAGTGAAGATGCCCAAAGTACTGACCAAGTTCCCCCAGTCCGGCACATTCTGGGTGGGCACGGAGGGCAGCATCTTCAAACCTTACGGTCAGCGCCCCTTTGTGCTGCCCGAGGATAGTTTCCCTGCGGAAAAATACCCGAAAGGGCTCAAAGGTCAGGATCACTACCACGACTGGGTGGACGCCATTCTCACGGGCAAAAAGAGCTGTGCGGATTTCAGCCACGGCGGCCCCCTAACAGAAAGTGTTCTCGTGGGCACAATCACCGATCGTTTCCCAGGCCAGTGGCTGGAATTTGACCGCGAGACCTGCCAGATCACCAACCACGAAGCCGCCAACAAGCTGGTGAAACGCGCCTACCGCGATGGCTGGAAAGTCGAAGGCCTGGGCTGA
- a CDS encoding PQQ-binding-like beta-propeller repeat protein, with protein sequence MKEASRLFFCLYLFSGALIAQEAQPFDRLTFHNAPKPLAAGAKTSDWPRVLGPSDDASSPETHLLKTWPATGLTPVWEVTTGEAYTSPILSGDYCVIFHALEKQETVECLHRETGQRFWSQAYPIEYQDRYGFGNGPRGSPVISDGVVVTMGVTSLLHAYDLKTGKVLWMHDLRKEHNVPQDFFGAGSSPLILNGLVIVNVGGKAEAFDGFEDRRDRAAKLATKGVSVAAFDLTTGAVKWKVEDEWGASYASPIPAKLHGQTKVLIYAGGESDPAIGGLLCIDPATGTVHSRFPWRDEEYIQATGSSPVVVPGKNRAFITTCYPKNQPLGGVMVEYDAKFQAKEVWQSKKIGVHWMTPIYHEGHLYAIDGERENNSRLVCVNAEKGAEVWEKNIEWEDAAFAAAQGRSKPVRLSILRASLLKVDGHFLCLGETGSLHTLKLSPQGCEEISRTQLFYALNTWSLPSLSHGLLYVHQQAESLDRKNGTRIVCYDLRGE encoded by the coding sequence ATGAAGGAAGCGTCGAGACTGTTTTTCTGCCTGTACCTGTTTTCTGGAGCCCTCATTGCCCAGGAGGCGCAGCCCTTTGACCGGCTCACCTTTCACAACGCGCCGAAACCCCTGGCCGCAGGGGCGAAAACCAGTGACTGGCCGCGCGTGCTGGGCCCCAGCGATGATGCGAGCTCGCCCGAAACCCACCTTTTAAAAACCTGGCCCGCGACCGGCCTGACTCCCGTGTGGGAAGTGACCACCGGCGAGGCCTACACCTCCCCCATTCTCAGCGGGGACTACTGCGTGATTTTTCATGCGCTGGAAAAGCAGGAAACCGTGGAGTGCCTGCACCGGGAAACCGGCCAGCGATTCTGGAGCCAAGCCTACCCCATCGAGTATCAGGACCGCTACGGTTTTGGGAATGGGCCCCGTGGCAGCCCCGTCATTTCCGACGGCGTGGTGGTGACGATGGGTGTGACGTCCCTGCTCCACGCTTACGATTTAAAGACTGGCAAGGTGCTGTGGATGCACGACCTGCGGAAGGAACACAACGTGCCGCAGGATTTCTTTGGCGCGGGGTCCTCGCCGCTGATTTTGAATGGCCTCGTGATTGTCAATGTGGGAGGGAAGGCGGAGGCGTTTGATGGCTTTGAAGACCGCCGGGATCGTGCGGCCAAGCTGGCCACGAAAGGTGTCAGCGTGGCCGCTTTTGACCTAACCACAGGGGCGGTCAAATGGAAGGTGGAGGATGAATGGGGTGCCAGTTATGCCTCGCCCATCCCGGCAAAGCTGCATGGCCAGACGAAGGTGCTCATCTATGCAGGGGGAGAGAGTGATCCCGCCATCGGTGGCCTGCTGTGCATTGATCCCGCCACCGGCACCGTGCACAGCCGCTTCCCTTGGCGGGATGAGGAGTACATCCAAGCCACTGGCAGCAGCCCCGTGGTGGTGCCGGGGAAAAACCGCGCCTTTATCACCACCTGCTACCCGAAGAATCAACCGTTAGGCGGGGTGATGGTGGAGTATGATGCGAAGTTCCAGGCCAAGGAAGTCTGGCAGTCCAAAAAGATCGGCGTGCACTGGATGACGCCCATTTATCATGAAGGCCATCTCTACGCGATTGATGGCGAGCGCGAAAACAACTCCCGCCTCGTCTGCGTGAATGCGGAGAAGGGGGCGGAGGTGTGGGAAAAAAACATTGAGTGGGAAGATGCGGCCTTTGCCGCTGCCCAGGGCCGAAGCAAACCGGTGCGTCTCAGCATCCTGCGCGCCAGCCTTTTGAAGGTGGATGGCCACTTTCTTTGTCTGGGGGAAACCGGCAGCCTGCACACGCTGAAACTTTCCCCGCAGGGGTGTGAGGAAATCTCCCGCACGCAGCTCTTTTACGCATTGAATACCTGGAGCCTGCCCTCCCTGAGCCACGGCCTGCTTTACGTGCACCAGCAGGCAGAATCGCTGGATCGGAAAAACGGCACCCGCATCGTTTGTTATGATCTGCGGGGGGAATAG
- the rlmB gene encoding 23S rRNA (guanosine(2251)-2'-O)-methyltransferase RlmB has translation MPKPAPVARQNRHSSPTTGHVPVYDEDDLSLLLDGKENPLVLILDCIQDPHNLGACLRTADAAGCDCVVMPKDKSAPISDTVIRVSCGGAENIPLVRVTNLARAMEKLKKLGIWIVGTADETTKSIYDLDLKGPTAIVMGAEGDGMRRLTGEHCDFLVRIPMVGRVPCLNVSVATGVSLFEVVRQRQGKK, from the coding sequence ATGCCCAAGCCCGCACCCGTCGCCCGTCAGAACCGCCACTCGTCTCCCACCACGGGGCACGTGCCTGTGTATGATGAAGATGACCTGTCTCTCCTGCTGGATGGCAAAGAAAACCCGCTCGTGCTCATCCTGGACTGCATCCAGGATCCGCACAACCTGGGTGCCTGCCTGCGCACCGCAGATGCGGCGGGCTGCGACTGCGTGGTAATGCCCAAGGACAAGTCCGCCCCCATCTCCGACACGGTGATCCGCGTCTCCTGCGGCGGTGCCGAAAACATCCCCCTCGTGCGCGTGACCAACCTGGCACGCGCCATGGAGAAGCTGAAGAAACTGGGCATCTGGATCGTCGGCACGGCGGATGAAACCACCAAATCCATCTACGATCTGGACCTCAAAGGCCCCACCGCCATCGTTATGGGTGCTGAAGGCGACGGCATGCGCCGCCTGACCGGGGAGCATTGCGATTTCCTCGTCCGCATCCCCATGGTCGGTCGAGTACCCTGCCTGAATGTCTCCGTCGCCACGGGTGTGTCTCTGTTTGAAGTGGTGCGCCAGCGGCAGGGGAAGAAGTAG
- a CDS encoding MoxR family ATPase: MSDPYAIDAELQSATKPIAALRQALNEVLFGQSELIDLVLCGVIARGHVLLEGLPGLGKTELVKGLSKALNLTTRRVQFTPDLLPGDITGNPVLQEVDGRREFVFQPGPIFTNLLLADEINRASPKTQSALLEAMQERRVTVLGHTHTLPDPFFVLATQNPIELEGTYPLPEAQVDRFLFKLEVLRNSAETLAKIVLHRELGVEPTVPTVTTREEFAHIQQTARRIYLPEVVADYIARLVDATHPGQSKAAEGVRYGASPRAALSLASAAKARALMHGRPNASFEDVQALAPAVLNHRVLLDYTARMDGRSSASVVRAILAEVPVQNVATPRTLKEAA, translated from the coding sequence ATGTCTGACCCCTACGCGATTGATGCCGAACTACAGTCTGCGACGAAACCCATCGCGGCTCTGCGCCAGGCACTGAATGAGGTTTTGTTTGGCCAGAGTGAGTTGATTGATCTGGTGCTCTGCGGTGTCATCGCCCGCGGTCACGTGCTCTTGGAAGGTCTGCCGGGCCTGGGCAAAACGGAACTGGTGAAGGGCCTTTCCAAAGCGTTGAATCTCACCACCCGACGTGTGCAGTTCACGCCGGATCTGCTGCCCGGAGACATCACGGGAAATCCGGTGCTACAGGAGGTGGATGGGCGGCGCGAATTCGTCTTCCAGCCTGGGCCTATTTTTACCAACCTGCTGCTGGCGGATGAGATCAACCGCGCCTCACCCAAAACGCAGTCCGCCCTGCTGGAGGCCATGCAGGAGCGGCGCGTGACAGTGCTGGGCCACACCCACACCCTGCCAGATCCTTTCTTCGTGCTGGCCACTCAGAACCCCATCGAACTCGAGGGCACCTACCCGCTGCCAGAGGCGCAGGTGGACCGCTTTCTCTTCAAGCTGGAGGTGCTGCGCAACAGTGCAGAGACCTTGGCGAAGATCGTGTTGCATCGTGAGTTAGGCGTAGAGCCCACCGTACCCACCGTCACTACTCGGGAAGAGTTTGCCCACATCCAGCAGACCGCCCGGCGCATTTACCTGCCGGAGGTTGTGGCCGACTATATTGCCCGTCTCGTGGATGCCACGCACCCGGGACAGTCGAAGGCGGCGGAGGGCGTTCGTTACGGCGCCAGCCCCCGTGCCGCACTGAGTCTGGCCTCCGCGGCCAAAGCCCGTGCGCTCATGCACGGAAGGCCCAATGCCAGCTTTGAAGATGTGCAGGCCCTGGCTCCCGCCGTGCTAAATCACCGTGTCCTGCTAGATTACACCGCCCGCATGGATGGCCGCAGCAGCGCCAGTGTTGTGCGTGCCATCCTGGCCGAGGTGCCTGTGCAGAATGTCGCCACCCCTCGCACCTTGAAGGAGGCCGCATGA
- a CDS encoding Dabb family protein: MQKAIAIFSFAALSLLASCTSCPMGHKTTAQGKVEHVVLLWLKKPGDAADRAAIIAAAKGFQKDIPGIQHLSVGTPLASERPVVDDSFDVGLVMRFATPADLAVYEKHPAHVKAVNEILKPKAKKLLVYDVVAQ, from the coding sequence ATGCAAAAAGCCATCGCCATCTTCTCCTTTGCCGCCCTCAGCCTGCTCGCCTCCTGCACCAGTTGCCCCATGGGGCATAAGACCACCGCCCAGGGCAAGGTGGAGCACGTTGTCCTGCTGTGGCTCAAAAAGCCAGGCGATGCCGCCGATCGTGCCGCCATCATTGCGGCGGCCAAAGGTTTCCAAAAGGACATCCCCGGCATCCAGCACCTCAGCGTGGGAACCCCGCTGGCCAGTGAGCGCCCGGTGGTGGATGACAGCTTCGACGTGGGTCTGGTGATGCGCTTTGCCACCCCGGCGGATCTGGCTGTGTATGAAAAACACCCCGCACACGTGAAAGCCGTGAATGAGATCCTGAAGCCGAAGGCCAAAAAACTGCTCGTTTACGACGTCGTGGCCCAGTAG
- the msrB gene encoding peptide-methionine (R)-S-oxide reductase MsrB: protein MNKKALLFIALSSLSLAACADEKPKSPDPMPKPEVSLTEADWKKRLTAEQYAVTRQAGTERPFGAIYEEFEKQGEGTYYCICCGVELFTSKEKFHSGCGWPSFYDASTAKNVLERTDNSHGMARVETLCKRCGAHLGHVFEGEQLSANTPTKRRFCINGVALNYVPKGGAAPKLLELTDAAVDKKKEEVAKEAGVEVKKP from the coding sequence ATGAACAAAAAAGCGTTACTTTTCATCGCATTGTCCAGCCTCTCACTCGCCGCTTGTGCCGATGAGAAACCCAAATCCCCTGATCCTATGCCAAAACCTGAAGTCTCCCTCACTGAAGCCGACTGGAAAAAACGCCTGACCGCCGAGCAGTATGCCGTGACCCGCCAAGCTGGCACCGAGCGGCCCTTTGGTGCCATTTATGAAGAGTTCGAAAAGCAGGGCGAAGGCACCTACTACTGCATCTGCTGTGGGGTGGAGCTGTTCACCTCCAAGGAAAAATTTCATTCTGGCTGCGGCTGGCCTTCCTTCTACGATGCCTCCACCGCGAAAAACGTGCTGGAGCGCACGGACAACTCCCATGGCATGGCCCGCGTGGAGACGCTGTGCAAACGCTGTGGAGCCCACCTGGGACATGTGTTTGAAGGCGAACAACTTTCCGCCAACACTCCCACCAAGCGCCGCTTTTGCATCAACGGCGTGGCCCTGAACTATGTGCCCAAGGGCGGTGCGGCACCAAAGCTGCTGGAGCTGACCGACGCAGCCGTGGACAAGAAAAAGGAAGAGGTGGCCAAGGAAGCAGGAGTCGAAGTCAAGAAGCCTTGA
- a CDS encoding ATP-binding protein yields MHPHPFRIALSGGPGGGKTTSADLFRREIGDSVVIVPEAATILFQGGFPRATQPGALRHIQSAIYHVQRHLEDEYRAIYPGRILLCDRGTIDGAAYWPGPEEEYFAAHQTTHETELARYDAVIFFETAAVGGSSIEGGNPVRNETLDQAIALDSKLRALWSRHPAFSLVPHHPSFFQKIGFGLETLQRIVQGLSEQESNG; encoded by the coding sequence ATGCATCCCCATCCCTTTCGCATCGCACTTTCCGGTGGACCCGGTGGCGGTAAGACGACCTCAGCCGACCTCTTTCGCCGCGAGATCGGCGACTCTGTCGTCATCGTGCCTGAGGCCGCCACGATTCTCTTTCAGGGCGGCTTTCCCCGCGCCACCCAGCCCGGCGCGCTGCGCCACATCCAGAGTGCCATCTATCACGTCCAGCGCCATCTGGAGGACGAATACCGGGCCATTTACCCCGGCCGCATCCTCCTCTGTGATCGTGGCACCATCGATGGAGCCGCCTACTGGCCCGGACCGGAGGAAGAGTACTTCGCCGCCCACCAGACCACCCATGAGACCGAGCTCGCCCGCTATGATGCCGTCATCTTCTTTGAGACAGCCGCCGTGGGAGGCTCATCCATTGAAGGCGGCAACCCGGTGCGCAACGAAACGCTGGACCAAGCCATCGCCCTCGACTCGAAACTCCGCGCCCTTTGGTCCCGCCATCCTGCCTTCAGCCTCGTCCCCCATCACCCGTCCTTTTTCCAAAAGATCGGTTTCGGACTGGAGACTTTGCAAAGGATTGTGCAGGGGCTCAGTGAGCAGGAGTCAAACGGCTAG